TTGTTGCAGAGATTGGCGAGATAGGTAGCTTCTTCGCATGCGGTATCTCCGCCGCCGACCACGGCTACATCCTTCTTCCTGTAGAAGAAGCCGTCGCAGGTGGCGCAGGCTGAGACTCCCATGCCGCGATATTTCTGCTCGGACGGAAGTCCAAGATATCTGGCGGTCGCGCCGGTAGCTATTATGACGCTCTCGGCCTCTATTTCGTTGCCGTCCCCGTCCTTGGCGCGGAACGGTCTGGAGGACAAGTCAATGGACTCTATGATCCCTCTGCGTATATCTGCGCCGAATCTTGCGGCCTGGGCTTTCATCTGGGCCATCAGGCTGTTGGCGTCGACCCCGTTCTCGAAGCCCGGGAAATTCTCGACCAGAGTAGTGGTGGTAAGCTGGCCTCCGGGTTCGAGCCCTTCGTAGAGCACCGGGCTCAGCGAAGCGCGTGAAGCGTAGATTGCAGCAGTATATCCGGCAGGGCCGGAACCTATGATAAGAACTTTGACTTTCTCCATTTTTCCAAAATTTAGACTACAAAGTTAATCATTTATTGAAATATTTATATCTTTGTACGCATTTGTATTAATTCAAAATTAACCATGAACACTACAACCCGCAAAGCACCTTCAATCGAGGAATTCAAGACTGTGCTTAAGAAGCATTCCTTAAAGGCCACCCCGCAGAG
This portion of the Bacteroidales bacterium WCE2008 genome encodes:
- a CDS encoding thioredoxin reductase (NADPH); the encoded protein is MEKVKVLIIGSGPAGYTAAIYASRASLSPVLYEGLEPGGQLTTTTLVENFPGFENGVDANSLMAQMKAQAARFGADIRRGIIESIDLSSRPFRAKDGDGNEIEAESVIIATGATARYLGLPSEQKYRGMGVSACATCDGFFYRKKDVAVVGGGDTACEEATYLANLCNKVYMIVRRDVFRASKAMQEKVKNTPNIEILWNCNTQEVLGDKAGVTGARLLRKDGSVFDIKVDGFFLAIGHHPNSELFKEWIETDENGYIVTDGRSSRTNVEGVFAAGDVQDPHYRQAVTAAASGCRAALDAERFLLSVEK